In the genome of Paenibacillus sp. GP183, the window TTTTAGCCAAAAAAAATCAATATTCACCATTTGGAAGATCGATTCGCTCCCTCGGCGGTGTTCCGCTGGGCACAAACAAATCCATTCAAATCGTTGAGATCGGCCACTCCCTTTTTGTAGTAGGGGTAGGGGAAAACATTCAAATGCTGGAGAAAATTGATGATCCCGAGGAGGTTGCTTATGTGACGGAGCTGCTGACTTCCGCTCAATCGGATCAAGCAAGTTTTCTATCCGTGGGCAAATGGATCGAAAAGCTGCGTGGCAGCAAAAGGGAAATTGAGGAGGAGGTCGAAATTACCTCATCCTTCCAGCAGGTGTTTCACGATAAGCTGCAGCGGGTTACAACTCGGAACAAAAATGTGGAAGAATGGCTATCGGATCAAAAACAAAAGGATCGGTTGAATGATAAATGAAGAAACGTACTTTAGCACTCATTTTGCTTTTGTTTTTATGCTCATTGTGCTTTGGTGGATCGACCTTCGCAGCCCAAACGAATCCGAATAATCCGATTCCGGGAATCAGTGTCAACATAGGCTCAAGCGGATCCAGCGGAGCCTCAAGCACAATCACCATTCTGCTTTTACTTACGGTGTTAAGTATCGCGCCTTCCATCCTTGTACTCATGACCAGCTTCACACGTATTGTCATCGTCCTTGG includes:
- a CDS encoding flagellar biosynthetic protein FliO; translation: MRIAISSFIFLFSVSSVSLAAQTDKPQDPGLAITGTFDTIKMIGQVMFFLILIIALFFVLIRFLAKKNQYSPFGRSIRSLGGVPLGTNKSIQIVEIGHSLFVVGVGENIQMLEKIDDPEEVAYVTELLTSAQSDQASFLSVGKWIEKLRGSKREIEEEVEITSSFQQVFHDKLQRVTTRNKNVEEWLSDQKQKDRLNDK